The following proteins are co-located in the Doryrhamphus excisus isolate RoL2022-K1 chromosome 3, RoL_Dexc_1.0, whole genome shotgun sequence genome:
- the nit1 gene encoding deaminated glutathione amidase isoform X2 — protein MSSSGWPLAAVCQMNATPDKQANLCAAKELLEEAAQRGASMAFLPEAFDYIGSSHEETLALSESLEGNTMMQYSQMARKLGIWLSLGGFHERGPAWETEKRIYNSNVVMNNKGQIVSIYRKSHMFDVELPEKGISIKESAFTIPGQSLVSPFQTPVGKVGLGVCYDLRFPELSLALQKNGAEILTFPSAFTEVTGAAHWEVLLRARAIENQCYVLAPAQVGQHHGKRSSYGHALAVDPWGVVMGDCGGEKAGVLLVEVDLDKMRSIRTNMPLQKHRREESFYTRLSDEQ, from the exons ATGTCCAGCAGTGGCTGGCCGCTCGCTGCGGTGTGTCAGATGAACGCTACTCCAGACAAGCAGGCCAACTTGTGTGCTGCCAAAGAGCTGCTGGAGGAGGCGGCACAGCGAGGTGCCAGCATGGCGTTCCTTCCTGAGGCGTTTGATTACATTGGTAGTAGTCATGAGGAGACCTTGGCGCTGTCGGAGAGCCTAGAGGGGAACACAATGATGCAATATTCTCAGATGGCCAG GAAGTTGGGCATCTGGCTGTCTCTGGGTGGCTTCCATGAGCGAGGTCCAGCCTGGGAGACTGAGAAGCGGATTTACAACAGCAATGTGGTCATGAACAACAAAG GTCAGATTGTGTCGATATACAGGAAGTCCCACATGTTTGACGTGGAACTTCCTGAAAAAGGCATCTCCATAAAAGAAAGTGCCTTCACCATCCCGGGACAGTCGCTCGTGTCTCCGTTCCAAACGCCTGTTGGCAAG GTTGGTTTGGGAGTCTGCTATGATTTAAGATTCCCTGAGCTGTCACTGGCGCTGCAAAAGAACGGCGCTGAGATCCTGACGTTCCCGTCAGCCTTCACCGAAGTCACAGGGGCTGCCCATTGGGAG GTGCTGCTCCGCGCGAGAGCCATCGAGAATCAATGCTACGTCCTGGCGCCGGCACAGGTCGGCCAGCACCATGGCAAACGCTCGTCCTACGGCCACGCCCTGGCAGTGGACCCCTGGGGTGTTGTGATGGGTGACTGCGGAGGGGAGAAAGCAGGGGTGCTGCTTGTGGAAGTGGACCTGGACAAGATGAGGAGCATCCGCACAAACATGCCGCTCCAAAAGCACCGCAGAGAGGAGAGTTTTTACACTAGATTATCTGATGAGCAATGA
- the nit1 gene encoding deaminated glutathione amidase isoform X1, which translates to MFLSILGSYAKVSSSLPALTAKLHYRMSSSGWPLAAVCQMNATPDKQANLCAAKELLEEAAQRGASMAFLPEAFDYIGSSHEETLALSESLEGNTMMQYSQMARKLGIWLSLGGFHERGPAWETEKRIYNSNVVMNNKGQIVSIYRKSHMFDVELPEKGISIKESAFTIPGQSLVSPFQTPVGKVGLGVCYDLRFPELSLALQKNGAEILTFPSAFTEVTGAAHWEVLLRARAIENQCYVLAPAQVGQHHGKRSSYGHALAVDPWGVVMGDCGGEKAGVLLVEVDLDKMRSIRTNMPLQKHRREESFYTRLSDEQ; encoded by the exons atgtttttgtccattttggGATCATATGCAAAAGTTAGttcctcacttcctgctttgactGCGAAGCTGCACTACAG AATGTCCAGCAGTGGCTGGCCGCTCGCTGCGGTGTGTCAGATGAACGCTACTCCAGACAAGCAGGCCAACTTGTGTGCTGCCAAAGAGCTGCTGGAGGAGGCGGCACAGCGAGGTGCCAGCATGGCGTTCCTTCCTGAGGCGTTTGATTACATTGGTAGTAGTCATGAGGAGACCTTGGCGCTGTCGGAGAGCCTAGAGGGGAACACAATGATGCAATATTCTCAGATGGCCAG GAAGTTGGGCATCTGGCTGTCTCTGGGTGGCTTCCATGAGCGAGGTCCAGCCTGGGAGACTGAGAAGCGGATTTACAACAGCAATGTGGTCATGAACAACAAAG GTCAGATTGTGTCGATATACAGGAAGTCCCACATGTTTGACGTGGAACTTCCTGAAAAAGGCATCTCCATAAAAGAAAGTGCCTTCACCATCCCGGGACAGTCGCTCGTGTCTCCGTTCCAAACGCCTGTTGGCAAG GTTGGTTTGGGAGTCTGCTATGATTTAAGATTCCCTGAGCTGTCACTGGCGCTGCAAAAGAACGGCGCTGAGATCCTGACGTTCCCGTCAGCCTTCACCGAAGTCACAGGGGCTGCCCATTGGGAG GTGCTGCTCCGCGCGAGAGCCATCGAGAATCAATGCTACGTCCTGGCGCCGGCACAGGTCGGCCAGCACCATGGCAAACGCTCGTCCTACGGCCACGCCCTGGCAGTGGACCCCTGGGGTGTTGTGATGGGTGACTGCGGAGGGGAGAAAGCAGGGGTGCTGCTTGTGGAAGTGGACCTGGACAAGATGAGGAGCATCCGCACAAACATGCCGCTCCAAAAGCACCGCAGAGAGGAGAGTTTTTACACTAGATTATCTGATGAGCAATGA
- the pfdn2 gene encoding prefoldin subunit 2, with protein sequence MAANSSNTGTKSGSTAGGKQSGPSAEQVVATFQRMRQEQRSMASKAAELEMDINEHSLVIDTLKDVDPSRKCFRLVGGVLVERTVKEVLPALETNKEQISKIIESINTKMQDKGRELTEYRERYNIRLVGEGDGEAQGQSTSSTNSEGSAPKSGAGVLVS encoded by the exons ATGGCAGCCAACAGTAGCAACACGGGTACGAAATCCGGCAGCACTGCCGGAGGTAAACAGTCCGGTCCCTCCGCTGAACAG GTGGTGGCAACATTTCAAAGGATGCGTCAGGAACAGCGCAGCATGGCCTCCAAAGCGGCAGAGTTGGAGATGGACATTAATGAACACAG CTTAGTCATTGACACCCTGAAGGATGTGGATCCATCCAGGAAATGCTTTCGTCTCGTTGGTGGAGTGTTGGTGGAGAGAACCGTGAAAGAAGTTTTACCGGCGctggaaacaaacaaagaacAG ATATCCAAAATAATTGAGTCCATCAACACAAAGATGCAGGACAAAGGGCGTGAGCTGACAGAGTACAGGGAACGCTACAACATTCGCTTGGTGGGCGAGGGTGACGGAGAAGCACAAGGCCAATCAACGTCCTCCACCAACAGCGAAGGAAGTGCCCCGAAAAGCGGAGCGGGTGTTTTGGTTTCCTAG
- the b4gat1 gene encoding beta-1,4-glucuronyltransferase 1: protein MHLSKKCSVFRVVLSALLLVALLQLLYLSFLSKFHGKQQRYRYSELFGASGPRNIEHPERNSRKERLRYSLSTGGIFDNSGQYRVYKNLIKSDQNPTSNVLTLATHTTINNLHHIEALVERWQNPLSVAIFAHGQDVKFATALVYALSLLCPHVQALVDFHLVCLSGEMASFPEQDHQHFAGLDDCAAVFSRLDSYRDKFKNYAISGNISYPNNLLRNVARGAAESSYILVMDMDMMPSADLHRDFLAMVLRHEPAPDQVFVLPAFEIRHARKMPATKAELVQLYQVGEVRPFYEELCPRCQAPTNYSRWINGHVRGGDALEVAYTLTWTDPWEPFYIGLRGVPLYDENFKQYGFNRISQACELHVAGYRFSVLNSAFLVHRGFKIQGEFHARKEEENKRNRLLFRSFKEALKSKYPSSSRRC, encoded by the exons ATGCATCTGTCCAAGAAATGTTCTGTTTTCAGAGTGGTGCTGAGTGCTCTCCTGTTGGTGGCGCTTTTGCAGCTCCTTTACTTGTCCTTCTTGTCAAAGTTTCACGGCAAACAGCAGCGGTACCGCTACTCGGAGCTCTTTGGAGCTTCTGGTCCAAGGAACATCGAACACCCCGAGAGGAACTCACGCAAGGAGCGTCTGAGGTATTCTCTCTCTACAGGAGGCATCTTTGACAACAGTGGGCAGTACCGAGTGTACAAGAACCTCATTAAAAGCGATCAGAATCCGACCTCCAACGTTCTGACTTTGGCTACCCATACCACCATCAACAACCTTCACCACATTGAAGCTCTTGTGGAGAGGTGGCAGAACCCACTCTCTGTGGCCATATTTGCTCACGGCCAGGATGTCAAGTTTGCTACAGCGTTGGTGTACGCGCTCAGCTTGCTGTGCCCCCATGTCCAGGCCCTGGTGGACTTCCATCTGGTCTGCCTTTCAGGGGAGATGGCCAGCTTCCCCGAGCAGGACCACCAGCACTTTGCGGGCCTGGATGACTGCGCTGCAGTCTTCTCCAGGCTGGATTCCTACAGGGATAAATTTAAGAACTATGCCATCAGTGGAAACATTTCCTACCCTAACAATCTTCTTCGGAATGTGGCCCGGGGGGCTGCGGAGTCCTCGTACATCCTGGTGATGGACATGGACATGATGCCCAGCGCTGACCTGCACCGGGACTTCCTGGCCATGGTCTTGAGACACGAGCCCGCACCCGATCAGGTGTTCGTCTTGCCCGCCTTTGAGATCCGCCACGCCAGGAAGATGCCCGCCACCAAGGCCGAGCTGGTGCAGCTCTACCAGGTGGGCGAGGTGCGGCCGTTTTATGAAGAGCTGTGCCCCCGCTGCCAAGCCCCCACGAACTACTCGCGGTGGATCAACGGCCACGTGCGAGGTGGCGATGCCCTGGAGGTGGCCTACACGCTCACCTGGACCGATCCTTGGGAGCCGTTCTACATCGGCTTGCGCGGCGTTCCGCTGTACGACGAGAACTTCAAACAGTACGGCTTCAACCGAATCAGCCAG GCCTGTGAGCTCCACGTGGCCGGGTACCGCTTCTCCGTGCTGAACTCGGCCTTCCTGGTCCACCGCGGCTTCAAGATCCAGGGCGAGTTCCACgccaggaaggaggaggaaaacaaacgtAACCGGCTTCTCTTTCGCAGCTTCAAAGAAGCTCTGAAGAGCAAATATCCATCTTCGAGCAGGAGATGCTGA
- the six7 gene encoding SIX homeobox 7 isoform X1, with translation MFPLPLFTPDQVARVCENLEETGDMERLGRFLWSLPAAVPGSAVEALNRHESVMRARALVAFHGGNFEALYQILQSHRFTRESHAKLQDLWLDAHYREAERLRGRPLGPVEKYRIRKKFPLPRTIWDGEQKTHCFKERTRSLLREWYLQDPYPNPSRKRHLAQATGLTPTQVGNWFKNRRQRDRAASAKNRLQQDPTLHPSGGSPDASLQECRPNLLPPSPRHLGSPEASDCSTGTEHRGAGASTPEISVSSDSEFES, from the exons ATGTTCCCATTACCTTTGTTTACACCGGACCAGGTGGCCCGGGTGTGCGAGAACCTGGAGGAGACAGGCGACATGGAGCGCCTTGGTCGGTTCCTCTGGTCCCTTCCCGCTGCGGTGCCGGGTTCCGCTGTGGAGGCGCTGAACCGGCATGAATCCGTGATGCGCGCCCGAGCCCTGGTGGCCTTCCACGGGGGGAACTTCGAAGCTCTTTACCAGATCTTGCAGAGTCATCGCTTCACACGGGAGTCCCACGCGAAGCTGCAGGACCTGTGGCTGGATGCACACTACAGGGAGGCGGAGAGGCTCAGGGGCCGACCCCTCGGCCCGGTGGAGAAGTACCGGATCCGTAAGAAGTTCCCTTTGCCCCGGACTATCTGGGACGGCGAGCAAAAGACTCACTGCTTTAAG GAGAGGACCCGAAGCTTGTTGAGAGAGTGGTACCTCCAAGATCCTTATCCGAACCCGTCCAGGAAGAGACATCTGGCCCAGGCCACGGGACTCACACCCACTCAGGTCGGCAACTGGTTCAAGAACCGGCGGCAACGAGACCGCGCTGCATCTGCCAAAAACAG ATTGCAGCAGGACCCCACCCTGCACCCGTCTGGGGGTTCACCTGATGCCTCGCTTCAGGAGTGCCGCCCCAACTTATTACCACCCTCACCTCGCCACTTGGGCAGCCCAGAGGCCAGTGACTGCAGCACGGGGACCGAGCACAGGGGGGCCGGCGCCTCCACGCCCGAGATCTCCGTCAGCAGCGACAGCGAGTTTGAGTCCTGA
- the six7 gene encoding SIX homeobox 7 isoform X2, whose protein sequence is MERLGRFLWSLPAAVPGSAVEALNRHESVMRARALVAFHGGNFEALYQILQSHRFTRESHAKLQDLWLDAHYREAERLRGRPLGPVEKYRIRKKFPLPRTIWDGEQKTHCFKERTRSLLREWYLQDPYPNPSRKRHLAQATGLTPTQVGNWFKNRRQRDRAASAKNRLQQDPTLHPSGGSPDASLQECRPNLLPPSPRHLGSPEASDCSTGTEHRGAGASTPEISVSSDSEFES, encoded by the exons ATGGAGCGCCTTGGTCGGTTCCTCTGGTCCCTTCCCGCTGCGGTGCCGGGTTCCGCTGTGGAGGCGCTGAACCGGCATGAATCCGTGATGCGCGCCCGAGCCCTGGTGGCCTTCCACGGGGGGAACTTCGAAGCTCTTTACCAGATCTTGCAGAGTCATCGCTTCACACGGGAGTCCCACGCGAAGCTGCAGGACCTGTGGCTGGATGCACACTACAGGGAGGCGGAGAGGCTCAGGGGCCGACCCCTCGGCCCGGTGGAGAAGTACCGGATCCGTAAGAAGTTCCCTTTGCCCCGGACTATCTGGGACGGCGAGCAAAAGACTCACTGCTTTAAG GAGAGGACCCGAAGCTTGTTGAGAGAGTGGTACCTCCAAGATCCTTATCCGAACCCGTCCAGGAAGAGACATCTGGCCCAGGCCACGGGACTCACACCCACTCAGGTCGGCAACTGGTTCAAGAACCGGCGGCAACGAGACCGCGCTGCATCTGCCAAAAACAG ATTGCAGCAGGACCCCACCCTGCACCCGTCTGGGGGTTCACCTGATGCCTCGCTTCAGGAGTGCCGCCCCAACTTATTACCACCCTCACCTCGCCACTTGGGCAGCCCAGAGGCCAGTGACTGCAGCACGGGGACCGAGCACAGGGGGGCCGGCGCCTCCACGCCCGAGATCTCCGTCAGCAGCGACAGCGAGTTTGAGTCCTGA
- the zgc:101810 gene encoding actin-related protein 2, with protein MDSEGRRVVVCDNGTGFVKCGFAGSNFPDHIFPAMVGRPVIRSTTKVGNIEIKDLMVGDEASECRSLLEVSYPMENGMVRCWDDMLHLWDHTFGPERLDIEPSQCKILLTEPPMNPTKNREKIAEVMFEKYQFHGIYVAIQAVLTLYAQGLLTGVVVDSGDGVTHICPVYEGFSLPHLTRRLDIAGRDITRYLIKLLLLRGYAFNHSADFETVRMLKEKLCYVGYNVEQEQRLATETTYLVESYTLPDGRQVMVGGERFGAPEALFQPHLINVEGAGVAELLFNTIQAADIDLRVDFYKHIVLSGGSTMYPGLPSRLEREIKQLYLERVLDGDTQKLAKFKIRIEDPPRRKHMVFLGGAVLANIMKDKDSFWLTRAEYLESGLGVLQKLGGGVR; from the exons ATGGACTCCGAAGGCAGGAGAGTGGTGGTCTGCGACAACGGGACGGGG TTTGTCAAGTGCGGCTTTGCAGGATCCAACTTCCCGGACCACATCTTTCCAGCCATGGTGGGTCGCCCGGTGATCCGGTCCACCACCAAAGTGGGCAACATCGAGATCAAA GACCTGATGGTGGGTGATGAAGCGAGTGAGTGCCGCTCGCTGCTCGAGGTGTCCTACCCCATGGAGAATGGAATGGTGCGCTGCTGGGATGACATGCTCCACCTGTGGGACCACACCTTCGGTCCAGAGCGACTGGACATTGAACCGTCTCAATGCAAG ATTCTGCTGACAGAACCGCCCATGAATCCAACCAAGAACCGCGAGAAGATTGCTGAGGTCATGTTTGAGAAGTACCAGTTCCACGGCATCTACGTGGCCATCCAGGCCGTGCTCACGCTCTACGCTCAGG GTCTTCTGACAGGGGTGGTGGTGGACTCCGGGGATGGAGTTACTCATATCTGTCCGGTGTACGAGGGCTTCTCCTTGCCTCATTTGACACGCAGGTTGGATATCGCCGGGCGTGACATCACGCGTTACCTCATCAAG CTGTTGCTGTTGCGCGGCTACGCCTTCAACCACTCGGCCGACTTCGAGACGGTGCGCATGCTGAAGGAGAAGCTGTGCTACGTTGGCTACAACGTGGAGCAGGAGCAGCGTCTCGCAACAGAAACCACCTACCTGGTGGAGTCCTACACG CTTCCCGACGGACGGCAGGTGATGGTAGGAGGCGAGAGGTTTGGCGCCCCGGAAGCCCTTTTCCAGCCTCACCTGATCAACGTGGAGGGAGCCGGCGTGGCCGAGCTTCTCTTCAACACCATCCAGGCTGCTGACATTGACCTCAG GGTCGACTTCTATAAACACATTGTCCTGTCCGGGGGGAGCACCATGTACCCCGGCCTCCCATCCAGGCTGGAGCGGGAGATCAAGCAGCTCTACCTAGAGAGAGTTCTGGATGGAGACACGCAAAAGTTGGCC AAGTTTAAGATTCGCATCGAGGACCCCCCACGCCGCAAACACATGGTATTCCTGGGCGGCGCCGTGCTCGCCAACATCATGAAGGACAAGGACTCCTTCTGGCTCACCAGGGCAGAGTACCTGGAGAGCGGCCTTGGCGTGCTGCAAAAACTGGGAGGCGGAGTCAGATAA
- the rin1b gene encoding ras and Rab interactor 3 has translation MEEAGTPQPGPQRAFSVLDRLLLTHPVWLQLSLNQDSAFYILLREPVGTFLVRKCCSSQRKLLCLRVSADRSSSSVKECFICEEDYTFALESSSLSFPDLCRLVAFYCVSRDVLPFPLQLPDAIAKATTHRQLEAISHMGQDFWSSPSASELQNGPLPYCSQVSVTATSNQCGLQALSNRGKLCFINPLFLQLEVCKQVEVQNHSASNKRHRFKRSMRLRLSESSMNLSLEGVGSYSPPPSVEMPSESEMRTAGSDSLRRVHAGAGVLRRTPAVSPGSADEEDMMAAKAPQVDQPASKTPAIEVALLALERRPAPSLAELDSNSSFSSLDEDNDSDSDSDHAPRAQTQSLHRPPLVRSRGRGGLRRMSEAFVCFFAPDKRLTRLVEELSRDRRSIFGGMVQDFLLAQRELLKSLAASSSSSHVTSVQLLQGVRLFLSQAKCCLLESGELEPPIETLVPENEKDLALERAMFSCVLRPLRSHLDKALVALHKQDAFSQRFNQNLIRLKGTDAMEHLGVRTGVPDSRQMDKVKQKLTMMRRTHSPVDKVLLLLQVCKCVYKATGGTHGQEVSWEDFLPSLSYMIVDSNRPHILIEVEYMMELLEPSWLGGEGGSYLTSMFASLHLIQSMDRDRPASGCLTPEAQEALKEWRCRRSREAQRQKENLQSQRCVRILFQDGERSAVRTLQWRAGESSQALAQLCAATFGVSDPQQYTLYWRSGGEMRALPPQAQPQDLAGHSEGGPSLSYLRTDHDFSKMRRLTRGGAVDLSESVCEE, from the exons ATGGAGGAGGCGGGCACCCCTCAGCCAGGCCCTCAGAGGGCCTTCAGCGTTCTGGATCGTCTGCTGCTAACACACCCGGTGTGGCTGCAGCTGTCACTCAACCAAGACTCCGCCTTCTATATTCTGCTCAGAGAGCCAGTCGGG ACATTCTTAGTACGCAAGTGCTGCTCCAGCCAGCGGAAGCTTCTGTGTTTGAGGGTCTCAGCCGACAGGAGTTCGTCCTCTGTGAAGGAGTGCTTCATCTGTGAGGAAGACTACA CATTCGCTCTCGAGAGCTCGTCACTCAGCTTCCCTGACTTGTGTCGCCTGGTGGCCTTTTACTGCGTTAGCAG GGATGTGTTGCCTTTCCCTCTCCAGCTGCCAGATGCCATCGCCAAGGCCACCACACACAGACAGCTGGAGGCCATCTCACACATGGGCCAAG ACTTCTGGAGCTCACCAAGCGCCTCGGAGCTTCAAAATGGACCTCTTCCGTATTGCAGCCAGGTCTCAGTGACGGCGACCTCCAACCAATGTGGTCTTCAGGCCCTCAGCAACCGAGGAAAACTTTGCTTTATTAACCCGCTCTTCCTGCAGCTGGAAGTCTGCAAG CAAGTAGAAGTCCAGAACCACAGTGCCTCCAACAAGCGACACCGCTTCAAGCGCAGCATGCGACTCCGCCTCTCAGAGTCCTCCATGAATCTCTCCCTTGAAGGGGTGGGCTCCTACTCGCCTCCGCCATCGGTGGAGATGCCTAGCGAGTCCGAGATGCGCACCGCCGGCTCCGACTCCCTGAGGAGAGTCCATGCCGGGGCGGGGGTTTTGAGGAGAACTCCTGCCGTGTCACCAGGCTCGGCAGACGAAGAGGACATGATGGCCGCCAAAGCGCCTCAA GTGGACCAGCCTGCATCGAAGACACCCGCCATCGAAGTGGCTCTCCTGGCCTTGGAACGGCGCCCTGCTCCATCTCTGGCCGAGCTGGACAGCAACAGTTCCTTCAGCAGCCTGGATGAGGACAATGACTCTGATTCCGATTCCGACCACGCCCCCAGAGCCCAAACACAGAGCTTGCACAGGCCGCCTCTGGTGCGCTCACGAGGTCGCGGCGGTTTGCGGCGAATGAGCGAGGCGTTCGTGTGTTTCTTTGCTCCAGACAAGCGCCTGACGCGACTGGTCGAGGAGCTGTCCCGAGATAGGCGCTCCATCTTTGGCGGGATGGTCCAAGACTTCCTCCTGGCTCAGAGAGAGCTCCTCAAGTCACTCGCCgcctcttcctcatcctcacATGTGACGTCCGTGCAGCTCCTGCAGGGTGTGCGCCTCTTCCTGTCGCAGGCCAAGTGCTGCCTCTTGGAAAGCGGCGAGCTGGAACCTCCCATCGAAACTTTGGTGCCAGAGAACGAGAAGG ATCTGGCTCTGGAGCGCGCCATGTTCTCCTGTGTGCTCCGCCCCCTGAGGTCTCACCTGGACAAAGCCCTGGTGGCGCTACACAAGCAGGATGCCTTCAGTCAGCGCTTCAACCAGAACCTCATCCGTTTGAAAGGCACAGACGCCATGGAGCACCTCGGTGTGCGTACGGGTGTCCCGGACAGTCGTCAGATGGACAAAGTGAAACAGAAACTGACAATGATGCGGCGCACCCACTCGCCCGTCGAcaaggtgctgctgctgctgcaggttTGCAAGTGCGTGTACAAGGCCACGGGCGGCACGCACG GGCAGGAAGTGAGCTGGGAGGACTTCCTGCCGTCGCTGTCCTACATGATCGTGGACTCCAACAGGCCTCACATCCTGATCGAGGTGGAGTACATGATGGAGCTGCTCGAGCCGTCCTGGCTCGGCGGAGAAG GTGGCTCTTACTTGACCAGCATGTTTGCCAGCCTGCATCTAATCCAGAGTATGGACCGAGACCGGCCGGCCTCAGGCTGCCTGACCCCTGAAGCCCAGGAAGCGTTGAAGGAGTGGCGCTGTAGGCGGAGCCGTGAGGCCCAGAGGCAGAAGGAAAACCTTCAGAGCCAG AGGTGCGTTCGGATACTGTTCCAGGACGGTGAGCGGAGCGCCGTGCGGACCTTGCAGTGGCGAGCTGGAGAGAGCAGCCAGGCGCTGGCGCAGCTGTGTGCCGCCACCTTCGGCGTGTCTGACCCGCAGCAGTACACGCTGTACTGGCGCAGCGGCGGCGAGATGCGGGCCCTGCCGCCTCAGGCCCAGCCTCAGGATCTGGCGGGGCACAGCGAGGGGGGCCCCTCTCTCTCGTACCTGAGGACGGACCACGACTTCAGCAAGATGCGGCGGCTCACCAGAGGTGGCGCTGTGGACCTGAGTGAGTCGGTGTGCGAGGAGTGA
- the gal3st3 gene encoding galactose-3-O-sulfotransferase 3 yields MPQKKIFLVFMVVAMVTLLLHGGGHWSRTTQDLHSNCPAPCSHCAATLKAKHTNVAFLKTHKTASTTVQNLLFRFAERNNLTVALPRQACSHQFCYPRSFSAHFVHPHTLPPNIISSHMRFKEAEVRRLMPNNTVYVTILREPASMFESLFSYYSQYCQSFKVANESLDVFLAQPWRYYRPQDKHSMYARNTLTFDLGGDKDRAATDVAYARFLVGEVERVFSLVMIAEHFDESLVLLRHLLSWDLDDVAYVKLNMRTPGSKHQLTPGLSAKIRAWNWLDARLYDHFNASLWRQLAALGPACVEQEVRLLRDAQERLLRRCFGGRQPLFRPAAQIEYKELRPWQPSSKVEIVGYDLPANVSHGLSGWAQEPCLKLIMPEVQYTRVLLRSQSIRYRQNRQP; encoded by the exons ATGCCGCAGAAGAAGATCTTCCTGGTGTTCATGGTCGTCGCCATGGTGACTCTGCTGCTGCACGGCGGCGGCCATTGGAGCCG GACCACGCAGGATCTCCACAGCAACTGTCCTGCCCCGTGTTCCCACTGTGCTGCAACCCTGAAGGCAAAGCACACCAACGTGGCGTTCTTGAAGACCCACAAGACGGCCAGCACCACAGTGCAGAACCTTTTATTCCGCTTCGCAGAGCGCAACAACCTGACGGTGGCACTTCCCAGGCAGGCCTGCAGCCACCAGTTCTGCTACCCGCGTTCCTTCAGCGCTCACTTTGTGCACCCGCACACACTGCCGCCCAACATCATTAGCAGCCACATGCGGTTCAAGGAGGCGGAGGTGCGCCGCCTTATGCCCAACAACACCGTCTACGTCACTATCCTGAGAGAACCAGCGTCCATGTTCGAGTCCTTGTTCAGCTACTACAGCCAGTACTGCCAGAGCTTCAAGGTCGCCAACGAATCGCTGGATGTTTTCTTGGCGCAGCCTTGGCGCTACTACCGCCCACAAGACAAGCACTCCATGTATGCCCGCAACACGCTAACGTTTGACTTGGGTGGTGACAAGGACCGTGCTGCTACCGATGTGGCGTATGCGCGGTTCTTGGTGGGTGAAGTGGAGCGTGTCTTCTCCTTGGTGATGATCGCAGAGCATTTTGACGAGTCTCTGGTTCTGCTGCGCCACCTCCTCTCCTGGGATCTGGACGATGTCGCGTACGTGAAACTCAACATGCGCACACCCGGCTCCAAGCACCAGCTGACTCCGGGACTCTCCGCTAAAATCCGGGCGTGGAATTGGTTAGACGCACGCCTCTATGACCACTTCAACGCATCACTGTGGCGCCAGCTGGCAGCTCTGGGTCCGGCCTGTGTGGAGCAAGAGGTGCGCCTCCTACGTGACGCCCAGGAGAGGCTGCTGCGACGGTGTTTTGGTGGGCGCCAGCCTCTCTTTCGCCCTGCGGCGCAGATTGAGTACAAGGAGTTACGGCCCTGGCAGCCCAGTTCCAAAGTGGAGATCGTGGGCTACGATCTTCCTGCAAACGTGAGCCATGGGTTGTCCGGCTGGGCCCAGGAACCCTGCCTGAAGCTAATCATGCCTGAGGTACAGTACACCAGGGTTCTGCTCCGCTCGCAATCTATTCGCTACCGTCAGAACCGCCAACCGTGA